A single Stutzerimonas stutzeri DNA region contains:
- the typA gene encoding translational GTPase TypA: MIENLRNIAIIAHVDHGKTTLVDKLLRLSGTLDRKELENERVMDSNDQEKERGITILAKNTALKWNGYDINIVDTPGHADFGGEVERVMSMVDSVLLVVDAQDGPMPQTRFVTQKAFKAGLRPIVVINKIDRPGARPDWVVDQIFDLFDNLGATDEQLDFPIVYASALNGIAGMDHENMDDHMDALFQAIVDHVPAPAVDVTGPFQMQISQLDYNSFLGVIGIGRIARGSVKTNTPVTAIGADGKKRNGRILKIMGHSGLQRVEVAEAQAGDIVCISGMDELYISDTLCDQQNVEALPPLSVDEPTVSMTFQVNDSPFCGKEGKFVTSRNIKERLEKELLHNVALRVEEGDSADKFKVSGRGELHLSVLIETMRREGFELAVGRPEVVIKEIDGEKQEPYENVIIDIEEIHQGPIMEQMGLRKGDLTNMVPDGKGRIRLEYTVPARGLIGFRNSFLTMTSGSGILTSTFSHYGPIKLGEVGHRQNGVLVSMATGKALTYSLETLQDRGKLFLEPGQDIYEGQLAGIHSRDNDLVINPTKGKKLDNMRASGKDETIQLVPPIKFTLEQALEFIDDDELVEVTPKSIRLRKKVLNENERKRASKN, from the coding sequence GTGATTGAGAATCTTCGCAACATCGCCATCATCGCCCACGTCGACCATGGCAAGACCACCCTCGTCGACAAACTCCTGCGCCTGTCCGGCACCCTGGACCGCAAAGAGCTCGAAAACGAGCGCGTGATGGACAGCAACGACCAGGAAAAAGAGCGTGGCATCACCATCCTGGCCAAGAACACCGCCCTGAAGTGGAACGGCTACGACATCAACATCGTCGACACCCCCGGCCACGCCGACTTCGGCGGTGAAGTCGAGCGCGTGATGAGCATGGTCGACTCCGTGCTGCTGGTGGTCGACGCCCAGGACGGCCCCATGCCGCAGACCCGTTTCGTGACCCAGAAGGCGTTCAAGGCCGGCCTGCGTCCGATCGTGGTCATCAACAAGATCGACCGTCCCGGCGCGCGTCCTGACTGGGTCGTCGACCAGATTTTCGACCTGTTCGACAACCTCGGTGCCACCGACGAGCAGCTCGACTTCCCGATCGTCTACGCCAGCGCCCTGAACGGCATCGCCGGCATGGACCACGAGAACATGGACGACCACATGGACGCCCTGTTCCAGGCCATCGTCGATCACGTACCGGCTCCCGCCGTGGACGTCACCGGTCCGTTCCAGATGCAAATCTCGCAGTTGGACTACAACAGCTTCCTCGGCGTTATCGGCATTGGCCGTATCGCACGCGGCAGCGTCAAGACCAACACCCCGGTGACCGCCATCGGCGCCGACGGCAAGAAGCGCAACGGCCGCATCCTGAAGATCATGGGTCACTCCGGTCTGCAGCGCGTCGAAGTCGCCGAAGCCCAGGCCGGTGACATCGTCTGCATCAGCGGCATGGACGAGCTGTACATCTCCGACACCCTGTGCGATCAGCAGAACGTCGAGGCCCTGCCGCCGCTGTCCGTCGACGAGCCGACCGTTTCCATGACCTTCCAGGTCAACGACTCGCCGTTCTGCGGCAAGGAAGGCAAGTTCGTCACCAGCCGCAACATCAAGGAGCGTCTGGAGAAGGAGCTGCTGCACAACGTCGCCCTGCGCGTCGAAGAAGGCGACTCGGCGGACAAGTTCAAGGTGTCCGGTCGTGGCGAACTGCACCTCTCGGTACTGATCGAAACCATGCGCCGTGAAGGCTTCGAACTGGCCGTTGGCCGTCCGGAAGTGGTGATCAAGGAGATCGACGGCGAGAAGCAGGAGCCCTACGAGAACGTCATCATCGACATCGAGGAGATCCACCAGGGTCCGATCATGGAGCAGATGGGCCTGCGCAAGGGCGATCTGACCAACATGGTGCCGGATGGCAAGGGCCGTATCCGCCTCGAATACACCGTGCCGGCGCGTGGCCTGATCGGCTTCCGTAACTCCTTCCTGACCATGACGTCCGGTTCCGGCATCCTGACCTCGACCTTCAGCCACTATGGTCCGATCAAGCTCGGCGAAGTCGGCCATCGTCAGAACGGCGTACTGGTCTCCATGGCGACCGGCAAGGCGCTGACCTACTCGCTGGAAACCCTGCAAGACCGCGGCAAGCTGTTCCTCGAGCCCGGTCAGGACATCTACGAAGGCCAGCTGGCCGGTATCCACAGCCGTGACAACGACCTGGTGATCAACCCCACCAAGGGCAAGAAGCTCGACAACATGCGCGCTTCGGGCAAGGACGAAACCATCCAACTGGTTCCGCCGATCAAGTTCACCCTGGAACAGGCACTGGAATTCATCGACGACGACGAACTCGTCGAAGTGACGCCAAAGTCGATCCGCCTGCGCAAGAAAGTGCTCAACGAAAACGAGCGCAAGCGTGCCAGCAAGAACTGA
- a CDS encoding serine hydrolase domain-containing protein has product MCLSPHSAQAHPWFTSLRAICAVILLTLGSSASADSALNAVVDQAEQLDQLETLIISRHGQVIVERGYRGHRTTTPTNIKSASKTVISALVGIAIDKGVLTGTDQRMAELLRNDIPADPDHRLHDVTVGNLLSMQAGLGSTSGRNYGAWVASRNWVRAALARPFEAEPGGTMIYSTGSSHLLSAILTRRTGQSTLQLARRWLASLDDFAISAWTRDPQGIYLGGNEMAMTPRSLLAFGELYRRGGLTAAGERLLSEEWIEASWTPRTRSRYTGHGYGYGWFITSLEGEAVRYGWGYGGQMLYVVPGLEMTVVMTSNTHQPSSGAMGHRDALHRLLGRIIDAARKSAPPADQAPPPGSSA; this is encoded by the coding sequence ATGTGCTTATCACCCCATAGCGCCCAGGCGCACCCTTGGTTCACGTCGCTGCGCGCGATCTGCGCGGTGATCCTGCTCACCCTCGGGTCGTCGGCATCGGCCGACAGCGCACTGAACGCGGTCGTCGATCAGGCCGAACAGCTCGATCAGCTGGAAACCCTGATCATCTCCCGCCACGGCCAGGTAATCGTCGAGCGCGGCTACCGGGGCCACCGGACGACCACGCCTACCAACATCAAATCGGCATCCAAGACGGTCATCTCGGCACTGGTCGGCATCGCCATCGACAAGGGCGTTCTGACCGGCACCGACCAGCGCATGGCCGAGCTGCTGCGCAATGATATTCCCGCCGATCCCGATCACCGGCTGCACGACGTCACGGTGGGCAATCTGCTTTCCATGCAAGCCGGGCTTGGCTCCACCTCCGGGCGCAACTATGGTGCCTGGGTGGCAAGCCGCAACTGGGTCCGCGCCGCGCTGGCGCGCCCGTTCGAGGCCGAGCCCGGCGGGACGATGATCTATTCCACCGGATCAAGCCATCTGCTCTCTGCGATCCTCACCCGCCGCACCGGCCAATCGACCCTGCAGCTGGCCCGCCGATGGCTCGCGTCGCTCGACGACTTTGCCATCAGCGCCTGGACGCGCGACCCGCAGGGCATCTACCTGGGCGGCAATGAAATGGCAATGACCCCGCGCTCGCTGCTCGCCTTCGGCGAACTCTACCGCCGCGGCGGACTTACGGCGGCGGGCGAACGACTACTGTCCGAAGAATGGATCGAGGCCTCATGGACGCCGCGCACCCGCTCGCGCTACACCGGGCATGGCTATGGCTACGGCTGGTTCATCACCTCGCTGGAAGGCGAAGCGGTGCGCTATGGCTGGGGCTACGGTGGGCAGATGCTCTATGTGGTGCCTGGGCTGGAGATGACCGTGGTCATGACCTCGAACACACACCAACCCTCGAGCGGCGCCATGGGCCACCGCGATGCGCTGCATCGCCTGCTGGGCCGGATCATCGATGCAGCGCGCAAGAGCGCACCGCCAGCAGATCAAGCGCCCCCGCCCGGCTCGAGCGCATGA
- a CDS encoding DUF3859 domain-containing protein, whose protein sequence is MRSLRPLLFVLFLPGLAMADVRVAGPVEAGVFESRYQDQQPGERLLTRGDQRINATQVVPARIGTKFGLRYRLEGKRADDTPLTLLYLTPGVIDANGERHDRYEVVQKLVPDAPLDVMAFEFTETHELVPGQWHFLVFQGDRKLAEHRFDVR, encoded by the coding sequence ATGCGCAGTCTTCGCCCGCTTCTGTTCGTTCTGTTCTTGCCCGGTCTGGCTATGGCCGATGTGCGGGTCGCCGGCCCGGTCGAGGCCGGTGTGTTCGAAAGCCGTTATCAGGACCAGCAACCCGGTGAACGGCTACTGACCCGTGGCGATCAGCGGATAAACGCCACGCAGGTCGTGCCCGCCAGGATCGGGACCAAGTTCGGTCTGCGCTATCGGCTGGAGGGCAAGCGCGCGGACGACACCCCGCTCACATTGCTATACCTCACGCCCGGAGTGATCGATGCGAACGGTGAGCGGCACGACCGTTACGAGGTGGTGCAGAAACTCGTTCCGGATGCGCCGCTGGATGTCATGGCCTTCGAGTTCACCGAAACCCATGAGCTGGTGCCCGGCCAGTGGCATTTCCTGGTCTTCCAGGGGGACCGCAAGCTGGCCGAGCATCGTTTTGACGTGCGCTGA
- a CDS encoding DUF2147 domain-containing protein — translation MRPLFTALSLALPLALSSLAFATDSPEGHWQTIDDETGKPKSIVDIRRAADGTLTGKVVEILQSAQGPNPVCDACEGERKGQPIKGMTILWGLKPDGDRVWGDGNILDPVKGKTYRAKLTLPEGGEKLEMRGYIGIEALGRTQTWIRQ, via the coding sequence ATGCGCCCACTGTTTACGGCCTTATCGCTGGCACTGCCGCTCGCGCTCAGTTCCTTGGCTTTCGCGACCGACTCGCCTGAAGGGCACTGGCAAACCATCGATGACGAAACCGGCAAGCCCAAGTCCATCGTCGACATCCGGCGGGCCGCCGACGGCACGCTGACCGGCAAAGTGGTTGAAATCCTGCAATCGGCGCAAGGCCCCAATCCGGTCTGCGACGCCTGTGAGGGCGAGCGCAAAGGCCAGCCGATCAAGGGCATGACGATTCTCTGGGGCCTCAAGCCCGACGGCGACCGCGTCTGGGGCGACGGCAACATCCTCGACCCTGTCAAAGGCAAGACCTATCGCGCCAAGCTGACCCTGCCCGAAGGAGGCGAAAAGCTGGAGATGCGCGGCTATATCGGCATCGAGGCGCTAGGCCGCACGCAGACCTGGATCCGCCAGTAA
- a CDS encoding NAD(P)/FAD-dependent oxidoreductase — MIRINELQLPLDHSADALRQAIVARLNVTDTDLLDFSVFKRSYDARKKNSEITFVYIIDASVTDEPKVLQRLADDRNIRVSPDTGYYPVGQAPEGLSERPLVIGFGPCGLFAALTLAQMGFRPIVLERGRDVRSRTKDTWALWRKKVLSPESNVQFGEGGAGLFSDGKLYSQIKDPKFYGRKVMHEFVRAGAPEEIMFVSKPHIGTFRLTGVVSTMREEIKSLGGEVRFDSRVVDFIIEDGRIQGVRLASGEALRSRYVVLALGHSSRDTFRILHERGVYLEAKPFAVGFRIEHPQSLIDHARLGKYAGHPELGAADYKLVYHATNGRAVYSFCMCPGGTVVAATSEPNRVVTNGMSQYSRNERNANAGIVVGINPEEDFPGGPLAGVELQERLESRAFELGGGDYCAPGQLVGDFIRGQPSSAFGDVEPSYKPGVRLGDLAPSLPDYVIDAIREALPAFGKQIRGFDRADAVLTGIETRTSSPVRIKRDNTSLQSINTRGLYPAGEGAGYAGGILSAGVDGIKVAEAVATAMLTDLQG, encoded by the coding sequence ATGATTCGCATCAACGAACTGCAACTGCCGCTCGATCATTCCGCCGACGCCCTGCGCCAGGCCATCGTCGCGCGCCTGAATGTCACCGATACCGACCTGCTCGATTTCAGCGTCTTCAAGCGCAGCTATGACGCGCGCAAGAAGAACAGCGAAATCACCTTCGTCTACATCATCGATGCCAGCGTGACCGACGAGCCCAAGGTGCTCCAGCGCCTGGCCGACGACCGCAACATCCGCGTCTCGCCGGACACCGGCTATTACCCGGTCGGCCAGGCACCCGAGGGGCTGAGCGAACGCCCGCTGGTGATCGGCTTCGGCCCCTGCGGGCTGTTCGCCGCGCTGACCCTCGCGCAGATGGGCTTCAGGCCGATCGTGCTGGAACGCGGCCGCGACGTGCGCAGCCGCACCAAGGACACCTGGGCGCTGTGGCGCAAGAAGGTGCTGAGCCCCGAATCCAACGTGCAATTCGGTGAGGGCGGCGCCGGGCTGTTCTCCGACGGCAAGCTCTACAGCCAGATCAAGGACCCGAAGTTCTACGGTCGCAAGGTGATGCACGAGTTCGTCCGCGCCGGGGCGCCGGAAGAGATCATGTTCGTCAGCAAGCCGCACATCGGCACCTTCCGCCTGACCGGCGTGGTCTCGACCATGCGCGAGGAAATCAAGTCGCTGGGCGGCGAGGTGCGTTTCGACAGCCGCGTGGTCGATTTCATCATCGAAGACGGACGCATCCAGGGCGTGCGCCTGGCCAGCGGTGAAGCGCTGCGCAGCCGCTACGTCGTGCTGGCGCTCGGTCACAGTTCACGCGACACCTTCCGCATACTGCATGAGCGCGGTGTCTATCTCGAAGCCAAGCCCTTCGCCGTGGGCTTTCGCATCGAGCATCCGCAATCGCTGATCGACCACGCGCGCCTGGGCAAATACGCCGGACACCCGGAACTGGGCGCTGCCGACTACAAGCTCGTCTACCACGCGACCAACGGCCGCGCCGTCTACAGCTTCTGCATGTGTCCGGGCGGCACCGTGGTGGCGGCTACCTCCGAACCCAACCGCGTGGTCACCAACGGCATGAGCCAGTACTCGCGCAACGAGCGCAATGCCAACGCCGGGATCGTCGTCGGCATCAACCCGGAAGAAGACTTCCCCGGTGGCCCGCTCGCGGGGGTGGAGCTTCAGGAGCGGCTGGAATCGCGCGCGTTCGAGCTGGGTGGTGGCGATTACTGCGCGCCGGGGCAACTGGTGGGCGATTTCATTCGCGGCCAGCCGTCGAGCGCATTCGGCGACGTCGAGCCGTCCTACAAGCCCGGCGTGCGCCTGGGCGATCTGGCGCCGTCGCTGCCCGACTACGTAATCGACGCCATCCGCGAAGCACTGCCGGCGTTCGGCAAGCAGATCCGCGGCTTCGACCGTGCCGACGCCGTGCTCACCGGCATCGAGACACGGACCTCGTCGCCGGTGCGCATCAAGCGCGACAACACGTCCTTGCAGAGCATCAACACTCGAGGCCTGTACCCGGCGGGTGAAGGCGCCGGCTACGCGGGGGGCATTCTCTCGGCGGGAGTCGATGGCATCAAGGTCGCCGAAGCCGTCGCCACAGCCATGCTGACCGATCTGCAGGGCTAA
- a CDS encoding carbonic anhydrase, whose product MKRAALSVGVLLACAHAGAVTPGTHWDYSGEAGPENWATLTPEFGACSGKNQAPVDIDGLVEADLAPLRLNYKTGTSEVVNTGHTVQVAYAPGSQLSLDGNDYELLQFHFHMPSENHIKGQSYPLEGHLVHADQEGNLAVIALMFKEGEQNTALARLWDAPPQAGQARQIAPMNVTELLPADLDYYRFSGSLTTPPCTEGVRWLVLKQPVVASKQQIEALQSAVGHANNRPLQPLNSRVVLQ is encoded by the coding sequence ATGAAAAGAGCGGCATTAAGCGTTGGTGTATTGCTTGCGTGCGCCCACGCAGGCGCGGTAACGCCGGGGACTCATTGGGATTATTCCGGTGAGGCAGGACCGGAAAACTGGGCCACCCTGACGCCGGAATTTGGCGCCTGCTCAGGCAAGAACCAGGCCCCGGTCGATATCGACGGGCTCGTCGAGGCGGACCTCGCACCGCTGCGGCTGAACTACAAGACCGGCACCAGCGAGGTGGTCAACACCGGGCATACCGTGCAGGTGGCCTACGCGCCCGGTAGCCAGCTGTCACTCGACGGCAATGACTACGAACTGCTGCAGTTCCACTTCCACATGCCCAGCGAAAACCATATCAAGGGCCAGTCCTATCCGCTCGAAGGCCATCTGGTGCACGCCGACCAGGAGGGCAATCTCGCGGTGATCGCACTGATGTTCAAGGAAGGCGAGCAGAACACCGCGCTGGCTCGTCTGTGGGACGCACCGCCGCAGGCGGGCCAGGCCCGGCAGATCGCCCCGATGAACGTGACCGAACTGCTACCCGCCGACCTGGATTACTACCGTTTCAGCGGCTCACTGACCACGCCACCCTGCACCGAGGGCGTGCGCTGGCTGGTGCTGAAACAGCCGGTTGTCGCCTCGAAGCAACAGATCGAAGCGCTGCAGAGCGCCGTCGGCCATGCCAACAACCGTCCGTTGCAGCCCCTCAACTCGCGAGTCGTGCTTCAGTAA
- a CDS encoding PQQ-dependent sugar dehydrogenase — protein MKHAPFTLSALLICLSGLALAAPTSDEALERMRSMKTTGQSLDMKTVPQDGEVADAIRQNLERIKLPDGFKIELYAVVPDARHMAVGPSSGVVFVGTRKTDLWAVTDRTKNRTADEVKRFAPAISFTQPGPCFSPDGFLFVAEHNRVLVFPAAEFFYEGPDVAADIVVPTGELIPTDEESYNHGARVCAIGPDNRLTISLGQPHNVPPKDKLDLYNQHGIGGIVRMERDGSKREVYATGVRNSVGITYNPTTQELWFTDNQVDGMGDDTPPGEINHAPKAGMQFGMPWYGGGQVRTNEYAEQTPPEGLTFPVVETVAHAADMGLTFYTGKMFPEQYRGGLFSAQRGSWNRTVPAGARVMFTPFAADGSAPSGETVPFAEGWLDEETGEYFGRIVDVAQLKDGSLLVSDDTAGAIYRISYDAD, from the coding sequence ATGAAACACGCACCGTTCACCCTGAGTGCCTTGCTGATCTGCCTGTCCGGGCTGGCGCTGGCCGCCCCTACCAGTGACGAAGCGCTGGAGCGCATGCGCTCGATGAAGACCACCGGCCAGTCGCTGGACATGAAAACCGTGCCGCAGGATGGCGAGGTGGCCGATGCGATTCGCCAGAACCTGGAACGGATCAAGCTGCCGGACGGCTTCAAGATCGAGCTTTACGCCGTGGTCCCCGACGCGCGCCACATGGCGGTAGGACCCTCCAGCGGCGTGGTCTTTGTCGGCACGCGCAAGACCGACCTGTGGGCCGTTACCGATCGCACCAAGAACCGCACCGCCGATGAGGTCAAGCGGTTCGCCCCGGCAATCTCCTTCACCCAGCCCGGGCCCTGCTTCAGCCCGGACGGTTTCCTCTTCGTGGCCGAGCACAATCGCGTACTGGTATTCCCCGCCGCCGAATTCTTCTACGAAGGGCCGGACGTCGCCGCCGATATCGTGGTGCCTACCGGCGAGCTGATCCCGACCGATGAGGAGAGCTACAACCACGGCGCGCGGGTTTGCGCCATCGGGCCGGACAACCGGCTGACCATTTCCCTCGGGCAGCCGCACAACGTGCCGCCGAAGGACAAGCTCGATCTCTACAACCAGCATGGCATCGGCGGCATCGTGCGCATGGAGCGCGACGGCAGCAAGCGGGAGGTCTACGCGACGGGTGTTCGCAACTCGGTGGGGATCACCTACAACCCGACCACCCAGGAGTTGTGGTTCACCGACAATCAGGTCGATGGCATGGGCGATGACACCCCGCCCGGTGAGATCAACCACGCACCGAAGGCCGGCATGCAGTTCGGCATGCCCTGGTATGGCGGCGGTCAGGTGCGCACCAACGAATACGCCGAGCAGACGCCGCCAGAAGGACTGACATTCCCGGTGGTGGAAACCGTGGCTCACGCGGCGGACATGGGGCTGACTTTCTACACCGGCAAGATGTTTCCCGAGCAATACCGAGGCGGGCTGTTCAGCGCCCAGCGTGGCAGTTGGAACCGTACCGTACCGGCTGGCGCGCGGGTGATGTTCACCCCGTTCGCCGCCGACGGATCGGCCCCGTCGGGCGAGACGGTGCCTTTCGCCGAAGGGTGGCTGGATGAAGAAACCGGGGAATATTTCGGCCGTATCGTGGACGTGGCCCAGCTCAAGGATGGTTCGCTGCTGGTCAGTGACGACACCGCCGGAGCGATCTATCGGATCTCCTATGACGCCGATTGA
- a CDS encoding c-type cytochrome, producing the protein MLMAWLVLLALLFTAEVRAADAGAGRAKAKMCAACHGLDGLSKVADAPNLAGNGELYLARQLQAFRSGERKHPQMSVIAAGLSDDDIANLAAWYSAIKVSVELPQ; encoded by the coding sequence ATGCTCATGGCCTGGCTGGTGCTGCTGGCGCTGCTGTTCACGGCCGAGGTCCGTGCCGCCGATGCGGGTGCGGGGCGTGCCAAGGCGAAAATGTGCGCGGCGTGCCATGGCCTCGACGGGCTGAGCAAGGTGGCCGATGCGCCGAACCTGGCGGGCAACGGCGAGTTGTACCTGGCGCGCCAGCTCCAGGCCTTTCGAAGCGGCGAGCGCAAGCACCCGCAGATGTCGGTGATCGCCGCTGGCCTGAGCGACGACGACATCGCCAATCTCGCCGCCTGGTACTCGGCGATCAAGGTCAGCGTCGAGTTGCCACAGTAA
- a CDS encoding DUF1456 family protein produces the protein MVNNDVLRSLRYILNVSDAKLVEITRLTGYQVNEADMVAYLKKDDEDGYKPCGDEVMAHVLDGVVIYKRGKDESRPTPAVELPVTNNMVLKKLRVAFELKEDDLHAILKAADFPVSKPELSALFRKAGHSNYRVCGDQLLRNFLKGLALRAK, from the coding sequence ATGGTCAATAACGATGTGTTGCGCAGCCTGCGTTACATCCTGAACGTAAGCGACGCAAAGCTCGTCGAGATCACCCGCCTGACCGGCTACCAGGTCAATGAGGCCGATATGGTCGCCTACCTGAAGAAGGACGATGAGGACGGTTACAAACCCTGCGGGGACGAAGTCATGGCGCATGTGCTCGATGGCGTGGTGATCTACAAGCGCGGCAAGGACGAGAGCCGCCCGACGCCCGCTGTCGAGTTGCCGGTAACCAACAACATGGTGCTCAAGAAGCTGCGTGTGGCCTTCGAGCTGAAGGAAGATGACCTGCACGCGATCCTCAAGGCGGCGGATTTCCCGGTATCCAAGCCGGAGCTCAGCGCGCTGTTCCGCAAGGCCGGACACAGCAACTACCGTGTCTGCGGCGACCAGCTGTTGCGCAACTTCCTCAAAGGCCTGGCGTTGCGCGCCAAGTGA
- a CDS encoding DUF4168 domain-containing protein: MTKLNARLVSAGLAALLMAAGTSQVSAQEAAPTTQPAPAVQAADISDKKLEKFADSLGEIMEIREDFTAKLEKTGDPAEAQQLQQEANEKMMNTVVENDLSIEEYNAINQAVQSDPQLRDRVIAMVQN; encoded by the coding sequence ATGACCAAGCTAAACGCCCGCCTCGTTTCCGCCGGCCTTGCCGCTCTTCTCATGGCCGCCGGCACCTCACAGGTGTCCGCGCAGGAGGCAGCGCCGACGACTCAGCCCGCGCCCGCGGTGCAGGCAGCGGACATCAGCGACAAGAAGCTGGAGAAATTTGCCGATTCACTGGGTGAAATCATGGAAATCCGCGAAGACTTCACCGCCAAGCTGGAAAAGACCGGCGATCCAGCCGAAGCCCAGCAGCTGCAGCAGGAAGCGAACGAGAAAATGATGAATACCGTGGTCGAGAACGACCTCAGCATCGAGGAATACAACGCCATCAACCAGGCGGTGCAGAGCGACCCACAGCTGCGCGACCGTGTCATCGCGATGGTCCAGAACTAA
- a CDS encoding ATP-binding protein, with amino-acid sequence MAHVAVWQRTSTLRGALLLKVVIPLVAIMLGFSYLLLWTVERNSERRLQEEVELVARAVRLPLSDSLERQHDRTSQQVLESVLGLGRVYGAYLYDDQGKLVAFAGAIEPDQDQSSIQELTADGKRRGGYQRIRGREVYSYFLPLEQSGGRINGLLQVTRRWNDFERDTRRLRVIAGISAAALALAAVCIVLLGHWSAIGRHLQQLTQSMARVASGDRQHRAPHSGPQEIAVLGRALNQMLDSIADAEQRMAAQKAREAELESRLRRTQQLAAVGRLAAGVAHELGSPLSVIDGKAQRVLRSEHLEDGQRKGLLQIRSQVRRLSEIVRQLLEFGRAAGRPARRMPADVLAHSAAAAVADELASLDVKLHLQAPDVALHCDVDPPRFEQALTNLLRNAAQASPGGRVMLRWWQEADCLMFQVEDDGPGVAEQHRAALFEPFFTTKPVGKGSGLGLAVAHGVVAECGGRIELVESPLGGAAFRISLALANEDDTHANG; translated from the coding sequence ATGGCACATGTAGCAGTTTGGCAGAGAACCTCGACGCTCCGCGGCGCGCTGCTGTTGAAGGTCGTGATCCCGCTGGTGGCGATCATGCTCGGCTTCAGCTATCTGCTGTTATGGACGGTCGAGCGCAACAGCGAGCGGCGCCTGCAGGAAGAGGTCGAGCTGGTGGCGCGGGCGGTTCGGTTGCCGCTCAGCGACAGTCTGGAAAGGCAGCACGACCGTACCTCGCAACAGGTGTTGGAATCCGTGCTTGGCCTCGGTCGCGTCTATGGGGCTTATCTTTATGACGATCAGGGCAAACTGGTGGCCTTTGCAGGCGCCATCGAGCCGGATCAGGACCAATCTTCGATTCAGGAGCTGACCGCGGACGGCAAACGTCGCGGTGGCTATCAGCGCATCCGTGGGCGTGAGGTCTACTCCTATTTCCTTCCGCTCGAACAGAGCGGCGGGCGCATCAATGGCCTGTTGCAGGTGACCCGTCGCTGGAATGATTTCGAGCGCGATACACGACGCCTGCGCGTGATCGCCGGGATATCGGCCGCGGCGCTGGCGCTGGCCGCGGTTTGCATCGTCCTGCTGGGGCACTGGTCGGCCATCGGTCGCCATTTGCAGCAGCTGACCCAGAGCATGGCACGTGTCGCTTCGGGCGATCGCCAGCACCGTGCGCCACACAGCGGACCCCAGGAAATCGCGGTGCTCGGCCGCGCATTGAACCAGATGCTCGACAGCATCGCCGACGCCGAGCAGCGGATGGCTGCCCAGAAGGCGCGTGAGGCGGAACTCGAATCCCGGTTGCGACGTACGCAGCAGTTGGCTGCGGTGGGGCGCCTGGCCGCTGGGGTGGCGCATGAGCTAGGCAGCCCGCTCAGCGTCATCGACGGCAAGGCCCAGCGAGTGCTACGCAGCGAACACCTGGAAGATGGCCAGCGCAAGGGCCTGCTGCAGATCCGCAGCCAGGTGCGGCGGCTCAGCGAGATCGTTCGCCAATTGCTGGAGTTCGGACGCGCTGCTGGCCGCCCCGCACGGCGCATGCCCGCTGATGTGCTGGCGCATTCGGCCGCCGCCGCGGTTGCCGATGAGCTGGCCTCGCTGGATGTGAAGCTGCACCTTCAGGCGCCGGACGTTGCCCTGCATTGCGACGTCGATCCGCCGCGCTTCGAGCAGGCGTTGACCAATCTGTTGCGCAATGCCGCCCAGGCCAGTCCCGGCGGACGCGTGATGCTGCGCTGGTGGCAGGAAGCCGATTGCCTGATGTTCCAGGTCGAGGATGACGGTCCTGGCGTGGCCGAGCAGCACCGCGCTGCCCTGTTCGAACCGTTCTTTACCACCAAGCCGGTGGGCAAGGGCAGCGGCCTGGGGCTGGCGGTGGCGCATGGGGTGGTGGCCGAATGTGGTGGCCGGATCGAACTGGTGGAAAGCCCGCTGGGTGGCGCGGCGTTTCGTATTTCCCTGGCGCTCGCCAACGAGGATGACACGCATGCAAATGGATGA